In the genome of Sebastes umbrosus isolate fSebUmb1 chromosome 14, fSebUmb1.pri, whole genome shotgun sequence, one region contains:
- the hmox2b gene encoding heme oxygenase 2: MSAEKMETTARMSNGAGPVYEGKDDALSPKDLSDVLAAGTKEVHEMAENTQFVKDFIKGRIRKELFKLGAVALHYTYTAMEEEIERNKDHPHFAPLYFPTELNRHEALARDLEYFYGPDWQSQVSCSPATQNYVDRIHQVGQEDPVLLVSHAYTRYMGDLSGGQILKKKAQKAMNLPTTGEGLEFYQFDNIHSIKGFKQLYFSRMNDLELDMDIKKRLVDEAVKAFHFNMEVFDELEEIGKTIPEDVLDAGMPGHGEMDGDINKCPYYAAKMTASSGTAYAGQLAMAVLRHPTGQVLFATWFAALAGLAAWYLM; the protein is encoded by the exons ATGTCAGCAGAGAAGATGGAGACAACAGCCAGAATGTCCAATGGAGCAGGGCCTGTATATGAGGGGAAAGACGACGCCCTCAG TCCTAAGGATCTGTCTGATGTGCTGGCAGCAGGGACCAAGGAGGTTCATGAAATGGCTGAGAACACCCAGTTTGTGAAAGATTTCATCAAGGGACGCATCCGCAAAGAGCTCTTCAAG CTTGGTGCCGTGGCTCTCCACTATACTTACACAGCCATGGAGGAGGAGATTGAAAGGAACAAAGACCACCCCCACTTTGCCCCTCTATATTTTCCTACCGAGCTGAACCGCCACGAGGCCCTGGCCCGTGACCTTGAGTACTTTTACGGTCCCGACTGGCAGAGCCAGGTCAGCTGCTCCCCGGCCACCCAGAACTACGTGGACCGTATTCATCAAGTTGGGCAGGAGGACCCAGTGCTGCTGGTGTCCCATGCCTACACCCGCTACATGGGGGACCTGTCCGGGGGCCAGATTCTGAAGAAGAAGGCGCAGAAAGCCATGAACCTGCCTACCACAGGGGAGGGCCTGGAGTTCTATCAGTTTGACAACATCCATAGCATCAAAGGATTCAAGCAGCTGTACTTCAGTCGGATGAACGACCTGGAACTGGACATGGACATAAAGAAGAGGCTGGTAGACGAGGCTGTCAAGGCCTTCCACTTCAACATGGAG GTGTTTGACGAGCTGGAAGAGATCGGTAAAACCATCCCGGAGGATGTTTTAGATGCTGGCATGCCCGGCCATGGAGAAATGGACGGAGACATCAACAAGTGTCCCTACTATGCTGCCAAAATGA CGGCATCGAGTGGAACAGCGTACGCAGGTCAGCTCGCCATGGCCGTACTCCGACACCCGACTGGACAGGTCCTGTTTGCTACGTGGTTTGCTGCTCTGGCCGGATTGGCTGCGTGGTATCTGATGTGA
- the dnaja3a gene encoding dnaJ heat shock protein family (Hsp40) member A3a isoform X2 has protein sequence MMASSAARCSSRWITVIVSSGHRRAAGAAVSAAGHGGVRSISTLGAEKLCWGGNLMCVGAQRAVTLRGLSGIKSPHAAGTHSFHTSVPASSKQDFYQILGVPRTATQKEIKKAYYQMAKKYHPDTNKEDPQAKEKFAQLAEAYEILSDEGKRKQYDTYGSTGFDAGQAGRGQSYWSGQASSVDPEELFRKIFGEFSGGRGFGDFNAIFEQPQEYFMELTFTQAAKGVNKEFSVNMDAACQRCDGKGHEPGTKVQHCHHCNGSGMETVNTGPFVMRSTCRRCGGKGSVISTPCNSCRGTGQTKQRKTVMVPVPAGVEDGQTVRMPVGKKEVFITFRVQKSPVFRREGADVHSDLFVSVAQAILGGTAKAQGLYETLNLSIPAGIQTEQKIRLSGKGIARITGYGYGDHYVHVKIKVPKTLTDRQRALLASYAEDETEVEGTVNGVTTTTTGKRSSWN, from the exons ATGATGGCGTCCTCGGCTGCCCGCTGCTCCTCACGCTGGATTACAGTCATCGTGTCGTCTGGACACCGCAGGGCCGCCGGGGCTGCAGTCTCTGCTGCTGGTCATGGAGGTGTCCGCAGTATCTCCACCCTGGGAGCGGAGAAACTGTGCTGGGGAGGCAACCTGATGTGTGTCGGAGCACAGAGAGCGGTGACATTGAGAGGACTGTCGG GCATCAAATCGCCCCATGCTGCTGGCACACACTCTTTTCACACAAGTGTCCCTgccagcagcaaacaggactTCTACCAGATCCTCGGCGTTCCTCGTACAGCAACCCAGAAGGAGATCAAGAAAGCCTACTACCAG ATGGCCAAAAAGTATCACCCCGACACCAACAAAGAAGACCCACAAGCCAAGGAGAAATTTGCTCAGCTGGCTGAAGCTTACGAG ATCCTGAGCGACGAAGGAAAGAGGAAGCAGTACGATACGTATGGCTCAACGGGCTTTGACGCTGGTCAGGCTGGCAGAGGGCAGAGCTACTGGTCTGGACAGGCCAGCAGCGTGGACCCGGAGGAGCTCTTCCGCAAGATCTTCGGGGAATTCTCCGGAGGCCGCGGCTTTGGAGACTTCAACGCCATATTTGAACAGCCACAGGAG taCTTCATGGAGCTGACGTTCACTCAGGCAGCAAAAGGAGTCAACAAAGAGTTCTCCGTTAACATGGACGCAGCCTGCCAGCGCTGCGATGGTAAGGGCCACGAGCCGGGCACCAAAGTGCAGCACTGCCACCACTGCAACGGCTCCGGCATG GAGACGGTAAACACGGGTCCGTTTGTGATGCGCTCCACGTGTCGTCGCTGTGGCGGCAAAGGCTCGGTCATTTCCACCCCCTGTAACTCCTGTCGGGGGACGGGTCAGACCAAGCAGAGGAAGACTGTGATGGTTCCTGTGCCTGCAG GAGTGGAGGATGGTCAGACAGTCAGAATGCCAGTTGGAAAGAAGGAGGTCTTCATCACGTTTAGG GTCCAAAAAAGTCCCGTGTTCAGGAGGGAAGGTGCAGACGTCCACTCTGACCTTTTTGTCTCCGTGGCGCAAGCTATCCTGGGCGGCACGGCCAAAGCACAGGGCCTTTATGAAACACTGAACTTATCA ATCCCTGCAGGCATCCAGACGGAACAGAAGATTCGTCTGTCGGGGAAGGGAATCGCTCGTATCACCGGCTACGGCTACGGAGACCATTATGTccatgtaaaaataaaagtacccAA gacactgacagacagacaaagagctCTGCTAGCGAGCTACGCTGAGGACGAGACGGAGGTGGAGGGGACGGTGAACGGCGTCACTACCACCACCACAG GTAAAAGGTCATCCTGGAACTGA
- the dnaja3a gene encoding dnaJ heat shock protein family (Hsp40) member A3a isoform X1 gives MMASSAARCSSRWITVIVSSGHRRAAGAAVSAAGHGGVRSISTLGAEKLCWGGNLMCVGAQRAVTLRGLSGIKSPHAAGTHSFHTSVPASSKQDFYQILGVPRTATQKEIKKAYYQMAKKYHPDTNKEDPQAKEKFAQLAEAYEILSDEGKRKQYDTYGSTGFDAGQAGRGQSYWSGQASSVDPEELFRKIFGEFSGGRGFGDFNAIFEQPQEYFMELTFTQAAKGVNKEFSVNMDAACQRCDGKGHEPGTKVQHCHHCNGSGMETVNTGPFVMRSTCRRCGGKGSVISTPCNSCRGTGQTKQRKTVMVPVPAGVEDGQTVRMPVGKKEVFITFRVQKSPVFRREGADVHSDLFVSVAQAILGGTAKAQGLYETLNLSIPAGIQTEQKIRLSGKGIARITGYGYGDHYVHVKIKVPKTLTDRQRALLASYAEDETEVEGTVNGVTTTTTGGGSSGKRAEAGQSEHDEKEGELKQEGGFFSKLKKLFSSS, from the exons ATGATGGCGTCCTCGGCTGCCCGCTGCTCCTCACGCTGGATTACAGTCATCGTGTCGTCTGGACACCGCAGGGCCGCCGGGGCTGCAGTCTCTGCTGCTGGTCATGGAGGTGTCCGCAGTATCTCCACCCTGGGAGCGGAGAAACTGTGCTGGGGAGGCAACCTGATGTGTGTCGGAGCACAGAGAGCGGTGACATTGAGAGGACTGTCGG GCATCAAATCGCCCCATGCTGCTGGCACACACTCTTTTCACACAAGTGTCCCTgccagcagcaaacaggactTCTACCAGATCCTCGGCGTTCCTCGTACAGCAACCCAGAAGGAGATCAAGAAAGCCTACTACCAG ATGGCCAAAAAGTATCACCCCGACACCAACAAAGAAGACCCACAAGCCAAGGAGAAATTTGCTCAGCTGGCTGAAGCTTACGAG ATCCTGAGCGACGAAGGAAAGAGGAAGCAGTACGATACGTATGGCTCAACGGGCTTTGACGCTGGTCAGGCTGGCAGAGGGCAGAGCTACTGGTCTGGACAGGCCAGCAGCGTGGACCCGGAGGAGCTCTTCCGCAAGATCTTCGGGGAATTCTCCGGAGGCCGCGGCTTTGGAGACTTCAACGCCATATTTGAACAGCCACAGGAG taCTTCATGGAGCTGACGTTCACTCAGGCAGCAAAAGGAGTCAACAAAGAGTTCTCCGTTAACATGGACGCAGCCTGCCAGCGCTGCGATGGTAAGGGCCACGAGCCGGGCACCAAAGTGCAGCACTGCCACCACTGCAACGGCTCCGGCATG GAGACGGTAAACACGGGTCCGTTTGTGATGCGCTCCACGTGTCGTCGCTGTGGCGGCAAAGGCTCGGTCATTTCCACCCCCTGTAACTCCTGTCGGGGGACGGGTCAGACCAAGCAGAGGAAGACTGTGATGGTTCCTGTGCCTGCAG GAGTGGAGGATGGTCAGACAGTCAGAATGCCAGTTGGAAAGAAGGAGGTCTTCATCACGTTTAGG GTCCAAAAAAGTCCCGTGTTCAGGAGGGAAGGTGCAGACGTCCACTCTGACCTTTTTGTCTCCGTGGCGCAAGCTATCCTGGGCGGCACGGCCAAAGCACAGGGCCTTTATGAAACACTGAACTTATCA ATCCCTGCAGGCATCCAGACGGAACAGAAGATTCGTCTGTCGGGGAAGGGAATCGCTCGTATCACCGGCTACGGCTACGGAGACCATTATGTccatgtaaaaataaaagtacccAA gacactgacagacagacaaagagctCTGCTAGCGAGCTACGCTGAGGACGAGACGGAGGTGGAGGGGACGGTGAACGGCGTCACTACCACCACCACAG GTGGGGGCAGCAGTGGTAAGCGGGCTGAGGCAGGGCAAAGCGAGCATGACGAGAAGGAAGGAGAGTTGAAACAAGAGGGGGGCTTCTTCTCCaaattaaagaaattgtttAGTTCTTCCTGA